In Myxococcus stipitatus, the following are encoded in one genomic region:
- a CDS encoding protein kinase domain-containing protein, with translation MSMSPGPLEPPREFEEYQVLRRLGRGAMGQVFLARDTLLDRLVAVKFIAMPGGGLPDAAARARFFQEARAIARLQHPNVVSIHRVGEVRGQPYLVSELVRGEPLDQLPLPLEGRRVLMLAVGLARGLAAAHRCGVLHRDIKPANAILSEDGEVKLLDFGLAESLTGEGPPRARAGVTSLGAASEVRDTGRDAPRARIDTGRGDDAASESASFVEVDVAAASPTVETRPPAWTPIPVSPVETRPVARANSAHEPRDEHLALAQASPVETHPHRASRPTGDSAFASHPRLVLDVPGTPLYLSPELWLGEPATRASDVYALGVLLHELCTGTAPHQHVPIEELGRAVLEQRPPPLAGQQLDLPSGLAAIVDRCLSLDPAQRFDSGDALREALESLTLPSHTSPLPTGNPYRGLRAFEAEHRGVFFGREPELREVIDRLRGERFVLLAGDSGVGKSSLCRAGVIPAVSNPTRQDDGPAWTLISCTPGRQPLDALADALAPVLAISAESLLAQVNTEEPGALARALRRRPTSAAPVLLFIDQLEEFVTFSDPRQAAKLADELALLLHRAPRVRILATARSDCLTRLAALPGLGDELPRALYLVRAMSERGLREAVEAPARALGVRYESPALVDALVTSAARAEGGLPLLQFALEALWEARDIPRGVIPSQALASLGGVEGALARHADAVVDRLRPEQRPRARELLLELVTPEGTRLRRTRDELLRGPDDDSGRAVLDGLVRGRLLTAGEAESGEGVYTLAHESLLTGWDTLRGWLGQDEQRRAIRHRLARATAEWERLGHPAEMLYTERQLTEVHSANVLPEAPAQQAFLTRSRQKARRRRLAVWTAAIAAPLALLAAVAVTRIQSRAQLETRITNHLDEARRLREEAHLKDTRALQLRQQAFTLFDTPGPERREAAETLWSQVLEEEQAVETLSLRAQAALETAWGLDPGSPRVNGPLADLLVERVERADRQRNTELRTQLLARLATYDISGVRQHKLQSPARVSLTTSPANTRVWLLNATPGHTEEKARDLGLTPLRDVELPTGSHLFLLEASGRVPVRVPVLLNPGEALTLDLTLPAPSAVPEGFVYIPSGRFLQGASESEYLRRAFFFAPPLHEVKTGAYLIARHEVTFGEYIAFLETLTPEERTARMPGSRRRLTVVDLAQEPDGRWRLNLRPASASYSVLDGERLRYGKRTRHAEQDWLRFPVSAISFNDALAYVAWLDHTGKVPGARICTEHEWERAARGADGRRYPSGDWLGPDDANHDVTYGREPWGFGPDEVGSHPRSRSPFGVDDLAGNVWEWTRSSVDPEKPSAQGGSWYQSDLTAHTANRDRVEPTQREALIGLRVCATPPS, from the coding sequence ATGAGCATGTCACCCGGGCCGCTGGAACCACCACGCGAGTTCGAGGAGTACCAGGTGCTGCGACGGTTGGGGCGCGGCGCCATGGGACAGGTCTTCCTCGCGCGGGACACGCTCCTGGACCGGTTGGTGGCGGTGAAGTTCATCGCCATGCCGGGGGGCGGGTTGCCAGACGCGGCGGCGCGGGCGCGGTTCTTCCAGGAGGCTCGGGCCATCGCGCGGCTCCAGCATCCCAACGTGGTGTCCATCCACCGCGTGGGCGAGGTGCGTGGGCAGCCATATCTGGTGTCGGAGTTGGTTCGCGGTGAACCGCTGGACCAGTTGCCGCTGCCGCTGGAGGGGCGGCGGGTCCTGATGCTCGCGGTGGGGCTGGCGCGGGGACTTGCCGCCGCGCATCGCTGCGGGGTGTTGCATCGGGACATCAAGCCCGCCAACGCGATTCTCTCCGAAGACGGAGAGGTGAAGCTGCTCGACTTCGGGCTCGCGGAGTCGTTGACGGGAGAGGGGCCACCTCGCGCGCGGGCGGGGGTGACGAGTCTTGGTGCTGCCTCGGAGGTGAGGGACACGGGGCGAGATGCTCCGCGTGCGCGCATCGATACCGGGCGCGGGGATGACGCCGCGAGCGAGTCGGCATCCTTCGTGGAGGTGGATGTAGCGGCGGCGTCGCCCACGGTGGAGACTCGGCCACCGGCGTGGACGCCCATTCCCGTATCGCCGGTTGAAACACGTCCCGTCGCACGGGCGAATTCCGCGCATGAACCGCGCGATGAGCATCTGGCGCTGGCTCAGGCATCCCCCGTCGAAACACATCCACACCGGGCCTCACGTCCGACCGGCGACAGCGCATTCGCTTCGCATCCACGGCTCGTGCTCGACGTTCCCGGGACCCCGCTCTACCTGTCGCCCGAACTCTGGCTCGGAGAACCCGCGACGCGCGCCAGCGACGTCTATGCGCTCGGCGTGCTCCTCCACGAACTGTGCACGGGCACCGCTCCTCATCAGCACGTCCCCATCGAAGAGCTCGGCCGCGCCGTGCTCGAACAGCGCCCTCCTCCCCTCGCCGGCCAACAGCTCGACCTTCCCTCGGGCCTCGCCGCCATCGTGGACCGCTGTCTCTCCCTCGACCCGGCTCAACGCTTCGACTCCGGAGATGCGCTCCGCGAGGCCCTCGAGTCCCTCACCCTCCCCTCTCACACCAGCCCTCTCCCCACCGGCAATCCCTACCGGGGACTGCGCGCCTTCGAGGCCGAACACCGTGGCGTCTTCTTCGGCCGCGAGCCCGAACTGCGCGAAGTCATCGACCGCCTCCGGGGCGAACGCTTCGTCCTGCTCGCCGGAGACTCCGGTGTCGGCAAGTCCTCCCTGTGCCGCGCCGGAGTCATCCCCGCCGTCTCCAACCCCACTCGCCAAGACGATGGCCCCGCGTGGACCCTCATCTCTTGCACGCCCGGAAGACAACCCCTCGATGCACTCGCCGATGCGCTGGCCCCCGTGCTCGCCATCAGCGCGGAGTCCCTCCTCGCGCAGGTGAACACCGAGGAACCCGGCGCACTCGCCCGCGCCCTGCGCCGCCGCCCCACCAGCGCGGCCCCCGTGCTCCTCTTCATCGACCAACTCGAGGAGTTCGTCACCTTCTCCGACCCGCGCCAGGCCGCGAAGCTCGCCGACGAACTCGCGCTCCTCCTCCACCGAGCCCCTCGCGTCCGCATCCTCGCCACCGCGCGCAGCGACTGTCTCACCCGTCTCGCCGCGCTGCCCGGCCTGGGCGATGAACTCCCTCGCGCGCTGTACCTCGTGCGCGCCATGTCCGAGCGCGGACTGCGCGAAGCCGTGGAGGCCCCCGCACGCGCCCTCGGCGTGCGCTACGAATCCCCCGCCCTGGTCGACGCGCTCGTCACCTCCGCCGCACGCGCCGAGGGCGGACTGCCCCTGCTGCAATTCGCCCTCGAGGCCCTCTGGGAAGCACGCGACATCCCTCGCGGAGTCATCCCCTCCCAGGCCCTCGCCTCGCTCGGCGGCGTCGAAGGCGCGCTCGCCCGCCACGCGGACGCCGTGGTGGACCGCCTGCGCCCCGAACAGCGCCCGCGCGCCCGCGAACTGCTCCTCGAGCTCGTCACCCCCGAAGGCACCCGCCTGCGCCGCACCCGGGACGAACTGCTGCGCGGCCCCGATGATGACAGCGGGCGCGCCGTGCTCGACGGACTCGTGCGAGGACGCCTGCTCACCGCGGGCGAAGCCGAGAGCGGCGAGGGCGTCTACACCCTCGCGCATGAGAGCCTGTTGACGGGCTGGGACACGCTGCGCGGATGGCTCGGCCAGGACGAGCAACGCCGCGCCATTCGCCACCGCCTCGCACGAGCCACCGCGGAATGGGAGCGCCTGGGCCACCCCGCTGAAATGCTCTACACGGAGCGCCAGCTCACCGAGGTCCACTCCGCGAACGTGCTCCCCGAGGCTCCGGCCCAGCAGGCCTTCCTCACCCGCTCCCGCCAGAAAGCCCGCCGCCGCAGGCTCGCGGTTTGGACCGCCGCCATCGCCGCGCCCCTCGCGCTCCTGGCCGCGGTCGCCGTCACTCGAATCCAGTCCCGCGCGCAGCTTGAGACGCGCATCACGAACCATCTGGACGAAGCACGACGCCTCCGCGAGGAAGCCCACCTGAAGGACACCCGCGCCCTTCAACTGCGCCAACAGGCCTTCACCCTCTTCGACACACCGGGCCCCGAACGGCGCGAGGCCGCGGAGACGCTGTGGTCCCAGGTCCTCGAGGAAGAGCAGGCCGTGGAGACCCTCTCCTTGCGAGCCCAGGCCGCGCTGGAGACCGCGTGGGGCCTGGACCCGGGGAGCCCTCGCGTGAATGGCCCGCTCGCGGACCTCCTCGTGGAGCGCGTGGAGCGCGCCGACCGGCAACGCAACACGGAGCTGCGCACCCAGCTCCTCGCGCGCCTGGCGACGTACGACATCTCTGGCGTCCGGCAACACAAGCTCCAATCTCCCGCGCGCGTCTCGCTCACCACGTCGCCCGCGAACACCCGGGTGTGGCTCTTGAACGCCACGCCTGGACACACGGAGGAGAAGGCTCGAGACCTGGGGCTCACGCCCCTGCGCGACGTGGAGCTGCCCACGGGCTCCCACCTCTTCCTCCTGGAAGCCTCCGGCCGGGTCCCCGTGCGAGTCCCCGTGCTGCTCAACCCTGGAGAAGCCCTCACGCTGGACCTCACGCTCCCAGCGCCCTCCGCGGTGCCCGAGGGCTTCGTCTACATCCCCTCCGGCCGCTTCCTTCAGGGCGCCTCCGAGAGCGAGTACCTGCGACGCGCCTTCTTCTTCGCGCCCCCGCTCCACGAGGTGAAGACCGGCGCGTATCTCATCGCTCGCCACGAAGTGACGTTCGGCGAGTACATCGCCTTCTTGGAGACGCTGACGCCCGAGGAGCGCACCGCGCGCATGCCGGGCTCGCGGCGCAGGCTCACCGTGGTGGACCTTGCGCAAGAGCCGGATGGCCGCTGGCGCCTCAACCTGCGGCCCGCCTCCGCCAGCTACAGCGTCCTCGATGGAGAGCGCCTGCGCTATGGAAAGCGCACGCGCCACGCGGAGCAGGACTGGCTTCGCTTCCCCGTGTCCGCCATCTCCTTCAACGATGCCCTGGCCTACGTCGCGTGGCTGGACCACACGGGCAAGGTCCCCGGAGCGCGCATCTGCACGGAGCATGAATGGGAGCGGGCCGCTCGCGGCGCGGATGGCCGGAGATATCCCTCCGGCGATTGGCTGGGCCCGGACGACGCCAACCACGACGTGACGTACGGCCGGGAGCCGTGGGGCTTCGGCCCCGATGAAGTGGGGAGCCATCCGCGCTCGCGCAGTCCCTTCGGCGTGGATGACCTCGCGGGCAACGTCTGGGAATGGACCCGCTCCAGCGTCGACCCGGAGAAGCCCTCCGCGCAGGGAGGCAGCTGGTACCAGAGCGACCTCACCGCGCACACCGCCAACCGGGACCGCGTCGAGCCCACCCAACGCGAGGCCCTCATCGGCCTGCGCGTCTGCGCCACGCCTCCGTCCTGA
- a CDS encoding alpha/beta hydrolase, with translation MSSMWVLDEPSPSPDARIAYGPGPYHFGDLRLPSGPGPHPVVVVVHGGFWRAKYDLGYMGHVCAALTASGFATWSLEYRRIGHEGGGFPGTFEDVALGVDHLRALAGKYSLDLSRLVFTGHSAGGHLALWLGARHRLPGRGVLCRGNPLRPRGVVALAAVSHLPRAFELRLSDGVVESFMGGAPEALAVPYSLASPSALQPLGLPQVLIHGVEDDTVPVAMSEDFSARGGSLGDDVRAVSLPGAGHFEIVDPRSREWPHVVEAIRSLM, from the coding sequence ATGTCCTCCATGTGGGTTCTCGACGAGCCGTCTCCCTCACCTGATGCGCGCATCGCCTATGGCCCTGGGCCGTATCACTTCGGGGACCTGAGGCTCCCCTCGGGGCCGGGGCCACATCCGGTGGTCGTGGTGGTGCATGGGGGCTTCTGGCGCGCGAAATATGACCTCGGGTACATGGGGCATGTGTGCGCCGCGCTGACGGCGAGCGGCTTCGCGACGTGGAGCCTGGAGTACCGGCGCATCGGTCATGAGGGCGGAGGGTTTCCGGGCACGTTCGAGGACGTCGCGCTCGGCGTGGACCACCTGCGGGCCCTCGCGGGGAAGTACTCGCTGGACCTGTCGCGTCTTGTCTTCACGGGACACTCCGCGGGGGGGCATCTGGCGCTGTGGCTGGGAGCGCGGCATCGGTTGCCTGGGCGTGGAGTGTTGTGTCGTGGCAATCCCTTGCGGCCTCGCGGTGTCGTGGCGTTGGCGGCGGTGTCTCATCTGCCGCGCGCGTTCGAGCTGCGATTGAGCGACGGTGTCGTCGAGTCCTTCATGGGGGGCGCGCCGGAGGCTCTTGCTGTGCCGTACTCGTTGGCTTCACCTTCCGCGCTTCAGCCGCTGGGTCTGCCGCAGGTGCTCATCCATGGCGTGGAGGACGACACGGTTCCCGTGGCGATGAGCGAGGACTTCAGTGCGCGGGGGGGCTCACTTGGAGATGACGTGCGCGCGGTCAGTCTGCCGGGGGCAGGGCACTTCGAGATCGTGGACCCGCGCTCGCGTGAATGGCCTCACGTGGTGGAGGCCATCCGCTCCTTGATGTGA
- a CDS encoding sigma 54-interacting transcriptional regulator, with amino-acid sequence MDARPMVAPPPSVRDTRPIGTSSETSGTSAAYLLVLEGESSWRFPLPTEGVVLVGRDDKADLKLKDESVSRRHARILVTDEGARVVDLGSQNGTTLNGRHIEEARPLMSGDVVAFGAVVVVVRARHRPMPARRALEAERWMGQLREEVERALRYGRPLTVLALALDAPSATGREAVEAVLSTDAGPAEAAGWLDGEHLLWLLPEVSGEPGEEGLGERVEALLAASPRARVGAATCPSDGCDAETLVAAARMAARTAAPGGFASAMEGVTRLTLAERTVLVADPAMAQLYALLRRLAASELPVLVCGETGAGKENAAFAVHHWSRRASGPFVPVNCAALPEGLVESELFGHERGAFSGATATRVGFLESAQGGTVFLDEVGELPASAQAKLLRALESRRITRVGDTRERSIDIRVVAATHRDLEAEVAAGRFRQDLYFRLGAATVLLPPLRERPREVPMLARDFLERACAALGRRELVLASGTLHALARHAWPGNVRELRNLMDYAAAAVTGDVVEPHHLPAKMLGGKAAVTVPVVEAEPPVAQTARPRVPLAQEIRELERKRMLEALEESEGVQTRAAELIGMPIRTFSFKLKQFGLHPRVTRRGS; translated from the coding sequence ATGGATGCTCGCCCGATGGTCGCGCCTCCGCCCAGTGTCCGAGATACTCGTCCCATCGGAACAAGCTCCGAGACGTCCGGGACGAGCGCCGCCTACCTGTTGGTGCTGGAGGGAGAATCCTCCTGGCGCTTTCCCCTCCCCACCGAGGGTGTCGTGTTGGTGGGCCGCGACGACAAGGCGGACCTGAAGCTGAAGGACGAGAGTGTCTCCCGGCGGCACGCGCGCATCCTCGTGACGGACGAGGGCGCGCGGGTGGTGGACCTGGGGAGTCAGAATGGGACGACGCTGAACGGCCGGCACATCGAGGAAGCCCGGCCGTTGATGTCTGGCGACGTGGTTGCCTTTGGCGCTGTGGTGGTGGTGGTGCGCGCCAGGCATCGCCCCATGCCGGCGCGGCGAGCGCTGGAGGCGGAGCGGTGGATGGGGCAGCTGCGCGAGGAGGTGGAGCGCGCGCTGCGCTATGGCCGTCCGCTCACGGTGCTGGCGCTGGCGTTGGATGCGCCGAGCGCGACGGGCCGCGAGGCGGTGGAGGCGGTGCTGAGCACGGACGCGGGGCCCGCGGAGGCGGCGGGTTGGCTCGACGGGGAGCACCTGCTGTGGCTCTTGCCCGAGGTGTCTGGGGAGCCGGGTGAAGAGGGGTTGGGCGAGCGGGTGGAGGCGCTGCTCGCGGCGAGTCCTCGGGCGCGGGTGGGGGCGGCCACGTGTCCTTCGGATGGGTGTGACGCGGAGACGCTGGTGGCCGCGGCGCGCATGGCCGCGCGGACGGCGGCACCGGGGGGCTTCGCGTCGGCGATGGAGGGGGTTACCCGGCTGACGTTGGCGGAGCGCACGGTGTTGGTGGCGGACCCGGCGATGGCGCAGCTCTATGCGCTCTTGCGCAGGCTGGCCGCCAGCGAGCTGCCGGTGCTGGTGTGTGGGGAGACGGGGGCGGGCAAGGAGAACGCGGCGTTCGCGGTGCATCATTGGTCTCGCCGGGCCTCCGGGCCGTTTGTCCCGGTCAACTGCGCGGCGCTTCCGGAAGGGCTGGTGGAGAGCGAGCTGTTCGGCCACGAGCGTGGGGCGTTCTCGGGGGCCACCGCGACACGCGTGGGCTTCCTGGAGAGCGCGCAGGGCGGCACGGTGTTCCTGGATGAAGTGGGGGAGCTTCCCGCGTCCGCGCAGGCGAAGCTCCTGCGTGCGCTGGAGTCGAGGCGCATCACACGCGTGGGGGATACGCGGGAGCGGTCCATCGACATCCGGGTGGTGGCGGCGACGCATCGGGATTTGGAGGCGGAGGTAGCGGCGGGGAGGTTCCGGCAGGATTTGTACTTCCGGCTCGGCGCGGCGACGGTGTTGTTGCCACCGCTGCGGGAGCGGCCGCGTGAGGTGCCCATGCTCGCGCGGGACTTCCTGGAGCGGGCGTGCGCGGCGCTGGGGCGGAGGGAGCTGGTCCTGGCCTCGGGGACGTTGCATGCGCTGGCACGCCATGCGTGGCCCGGCAATGTGCGGGAGCTGCGCAACCTGATGGACTACGCGGCGGCGGCGGTGACAGGGGATGTGGTGGAGCCGCACCACCTGCCGGCGAAGATGCTGGGGGGGAAGGCAGCGGTCACGGTGCCGGTGGTTGAAGCGGAGCCGCCCGTGGCACAGACGGCGCGGCCCCGGGTGCCGCTGGCGCAGGAGATTCGTGAGCTGGAGCGCAAGCGCATGTTGGAGGCGCTGGAGGAGTCGGAGGGGGTTCAGACGCGCGCGGCGGAATTGATTGGAATGCCCATCCGCACGTTCTCGTTCAAGCTGAAGCAGTTCGGACTTCATCCACGAGTCACACGCCGAGGTTCCTGA
- a CDS encoding APC family permease: protein MGPFQLLALGVNGIVGVGIFFAPAEVAARTPGMGAVLAFALTGLALVPVALAFAVLGRRFDSDGGPVVFARAAFGERVAFLVGWVAYVSAFLSTSAVVVGLTQAVAPSLGMEGAVGQRVLASVLVTVLAGIVASGIQVSARTWTALTVLKLLPLAALLIVFAAVSAPAPVVAPTTGLADSAWLRAGLAVMFAYQGFEIVPVIAGQVRSSERSVPLATVGSLLGAVLLYVGLVWACVAALPELATSSAPLAAAAEVWGGAALSRVVSAGTSVSALGICVGMMVTTPRYLSALASGGRALLGLEEMSARGVPARALAVTWMVVLLFVNLGNLSELFALSSIAVLMQYGVTAAALARLSLRRERGLRPVHALLAVPTLGLGLTLVAFGASAREAATTAIAVVAGLVLLGLSRPRA from the coding sequence GTGGGGCCTTTCCAACTGTTGGCCCTGGGCGTCAACGGCATCGTTGGCGTCGGCATCTTCTTCGCCCCAGCGGAGGTGGCCGCGCGGACGCCGGGGATGGGCGCGGTGCTCGCCTTCGCGCTCACGGGGTTGGCGCTGGTGCCCGTGGCGCTCGCGTTCGCGGTGCTGGGCCGCCGCTTCGACTCGGACGGGGGGCCGGTCGTCTTTGCTCGCGCGGCCTTTGGCGAGCGCGTGGCCTTCCTCGTGGGATGGGTGGCCTACGTCAGCGCGTTCCTGAGCACCTCCGCGGTGGTGGTGGGGCTGACCCAGGCGGTGGCGCCCTCATTGGGGATGGAGGGCGCGGTGGGGCAGCGCGTGCTGGCCTCGGTGCTCGTCACGGTGCTCGCGGGCATCGTCGCCTCGGGCATCCAGGTCTCCGCGCGCACGTGGACGGCGCTCACGGTGCTCAAGCTCTTGCCGCTGGCCGCGCTGCTCATCGTGTTCGCCGCGGTGAGCGCGCCTGCGCCCGTCGTTGCTCCGACGACGGGGCTCGCCGACAGCGCGTGGCTGCGGGCGGGGCTGGCGGTGATGTTCGCCTACCAGGGGTTTGAAATCGTGCCGGTGATTGCCGGGCAGGTGCGCTCGTCGGAGCGCAGCGTGCCGCTGGCCACGGTGGGGTCGCTCCTGGGCGCGGTGCTGCTGTACGTGGGGCTGGTCTGGGCGTGTGTCGCGGCGCTGCCTGAGTTGGCCACGTCCTCCGCGCCCCTGGCCGCGGCGGCGGAGGTGTGGGGCGGGGCGGCGCTGTCGCGAGTGGTGTCCGCCGGCACCAGCGTGTCCGCGTTGGGCATCTGCGTGGGGATGATGGTGACCACGCCGCGCTACCTGTCCGCGCTGGCGTCGGGAGGCAGGGCGCTGCTCGGGCTGGAGGAGATGTCCGCCCGGGGCGTGCCCGCGCGAGCGCTGGCCGTCACGTGGATGGTGGTGCTGCTGTTCGTCAACCTGGGCAACCTGTCGGAGCTCTTCGCGCTCTCCAGCATCGCCGTGCTGATGCAGTACGGCGTCACGGCGGCGGCGCTCGCGCGGCTGTCATTGCGAAGAGAGCGGGGCTTGCGTCCGGTGCACGCGCTGCTGGCGGTGCCCACGTTGGGGCTCGGCCTGACGCTGGTGGCGTTCGGCGCGAGCGCCCGGGAGGCCGCCACCACGGCAATCGCGGTGGTGGCGGGCCTGGTGCTGCTGGGCCTGTCCCGGCCGAGGGCCTAG
- a CDS encoding acetamidase/formamidase family protein has product MVRHLVWLLLVCVPVVAFAQAPVKESWVVTTDLWGTALHQGLTLERTGKRLGGELDGDGLEGERTGSEVRFVVTDSRQVQSTYTGKVSGDTLRGVADMPDTNNPKARVKHAFTARRIPERPAGPPRRHDFKPTTYSNEFSATREPVLTLWSGDTLKTTTLDSGGVDENGVTRALFGNPQTGPFFIADARPGDMLAIHLKRLRLNRRHADSLDSIVGRALTPALAAKATELGKPVRWKLDVERGVASPETPTERLKDFTVPLRPMLGGLAVAPGFGLPAFSTGDTGRFGGNMDFNEVVEGNTVYLPVFQPGALLYLGDAHAAQGDGETSQYALETSMEVELTVEVVRGKAPPMPRVESPTHLMVLGQAGSLDDALRSATSGMTQWLEQEYGLTLSESAQVMGSSVQYVVANLAGRSVGVVAKLDKARLANLKRGEK; this is encoded by the coding sequence ATGGTCCGACATCTCGTGTGGCTGCTCCTGGTTTGTGTCCCCGTCGTGGCGTTCGCGCAGGCTCCCGTGAAGGAGTCCTGGGTCGTGACGACGGACCTGTGGGGCACCGCGCTCCACCAGGGCCTGACGCTGGAGCGGACGGGCAAGCGGTTGGGTGGGGAGTTGGATGGGGATGGGCTGGAGGGGGAGCGCACGGGCAGCGAGGTGCGCTTCGTCGTCACGGACTCGCGCCAGGTCCAGTCGACCTACACGGGCAAGGTGAGTGGGGACACGTTGCGGGGTGTCGCGGACATGCCCGACACGAACAATCCGAAGGCCCGGGTGAAGCATGCCTTCACGGCCCGGCGGATTCCCGAGCGCCCCGCGGGGCCGCCGCGCCGGCACGACTTCAAGCCGACGACTTACTCCAACGAATTCTCCGCGACGCGCGAGCCCGTCCTCACGCTCTGGTCGGGGGATACGCTGAAGACGACGACGCTCGATTCAGGGGGCGTGGATGAGAACGGTGTCACGCGGGCGCTCTTCGGCAATCCGCAGACGGGGCCGTTCTTCATCGCGGATGCGCGTCCTGGGGACATGCTGGCCATCCACTTGAAGCGCCTGCGGTTGAACCGGCGCCATGCGGACAGCCTGGACAGCATCGTCGGGCGAGCGCTCACGCCCGCGTTGGCGGCGAAGGCGACGGAGCTGGGCAAGCCCGTGCGCTGGAAGCTGGATGTGGAGCGAGGGGTCGCGAGTCCGGAGACGCCGACGGAGCGGCTCAAGGACTTCACGGTGCCGTTGCGGCCCATGCTGGGAGGGTTGGCGGTGGCGCCGGGCTTCGGGCTGCCGGCGTTCTCGACGGGGGACACGGGGCGGTTTGGCGGGAACATGGACTTCAACGAGGTGGTGGAGGGGAACACGGTCTACCTGCCGGTCTTCCAGCCTGGGGCGCTGTTGTATCTGGGGGATGCGCATGCCGCGCAGGGGGATGGGGAGACGTCGCAGTACGCGCTGGAGACGTCGATGGAGGTCGAGCTCACGGTGGAGGTGGTGCGTGGCAAGGCGCCGCCGATGCCGAGGGTGGAGTCTCCCACGCACCTGATGGTGCTCGGGCAGGCGGGGTCTTTGGATGACGCGCTGCGCTCGGCGACCAGTGGGATGACGCAGTGGTTGGAGCAGGAGTACGGGCTGACGCTGTCGGAGAGCGCGCAGGTGATGGGGAGCAGCGTGCAGTACGTCGTGGCCAACCTGGCGGGGCGCAGCGTCGGGGTTGTCGCGAAGCTCGACAAGGCGCGTCTGGCGAACCTGAAGCGAGGGGAGAAGTAG
- a CDS encoding glutamine synthetase family protein: MDTKGLRTFLEIPYDELEERNLRVKEQRLRHESPDKVREERIKYLTDERALKAVTVCFTDLEGRLHMLDYDKKFLLKSADNLTFDGSSIRGFSQQAESDLRLNVDWGSFYWLPSDIFGPGKVLVFSEVLERDGTPYHSDMRGQLKRITEAMYQKDGTVFHTAPEVEGFLFKGRDAERHYHETGKFDFISTGGYYHSLPGDPLRAFIDKAAEAQRAMGFQNEKDHPEVAPSQFEMNFTYSEALVSADQIQLYKLLCRQVAAQMDTTASFLPKPVTGVNGNGMHMNMSLSKGGKNLFYDKAGQDGLSQMGWDFIDRLLTNANDICLVLNSSVNAYRRLDPHFEAPNQIKASANNRGAMVRIPYGNERSARVECRSVGPDANPYLASYVLLRTGLEGPQPQEDAESKRSRTRFLPDNIFDAVRLFKGSQFISSILGENVQGKFAELKTASAERCPKQLGSRVKYSEIQFHHEVTNQYLWSQF, encoded by the coding sequence ATGGACACAAAAGGGCTGAGGACGTTCCTCGAGATTCCCTACGACGAACTCGAGGAGCGCAACCTGCGGGTGAAGGAGCAGCGCCTGCGGCACGAGTCGCCGGACAAGGTCCGTGAGGAGCGCATCAAGTACCTGACGGACGAGCGCGCCCTGAAGGCCGTCACCGTGTGCTTCACCGACCTCGAGGGTCGGCTGCACATGCTGGACTACGACAAGAAGTTCCTCCTCAAGAGCGCCGACAACCTCACCTTCGACGGCTCCTCCATCCGCGGCTTCTCCCAGCAGGCCGAAAGCGACCTGCGCCTGAACGTCGACTGGGGCTCCTTCTACTGGCTGCCCTCCGACATCTTCGGCCCCGGCAAGGTGCTGGTGTTCAGCGAAGTCCTCGAGCGCGACGGCACCCCGTACCACTCGGACATGCGCGGCCAGCTCAAGCGCATCACCGAGGCCATGTACCAGAAGGACGGCACCGTCTTTCACACCGCGCCCGAAGTGGAAGGCTTCCTCTTCAAGGGCCGCGACGCCGAGCGCCACTACCACGAGACGGGCAAGTTCGACTTCATCTCCACCGGCGGCTACTACCACTCGCTGCCCGGAGACCCGCTGCGCGCCTTCATCGACAAGGCCGCCGAGGCCCAGCGCGCCATGGGCTTCCAGAACGAGAAGGACCATCCCGAGGTGGCCCCCAGCCAGTTCGAGATGAACTTCACGTACAGCGAGGCGCTCGTCTCCGCGGACCAGATTCAGCTCTACAAGCTCTTGTGCCGCCAGGTCGCCGCGCAGATGGACACCACCGCCAGCTTCCTCCCCAAGCCGGTGACGGGCGTCAATGGCAATGGCATGCACATGAACATGTCACTGTCGAAGGGCGGCAAGAACCTGTTCTACGACAAGGCCGGCCAGGACGGCCTGAGCCAGATGGGCTGGGACTTCATCGACCGGCTGCTCACCAACGCCAATGACATCTGCCTGGTGCTCAACTCCAGCGTGAACGCCTACCGCCGCCTGGACCCGCACTTCGAGGCGCCCAATCAAATCAAGGCCAGCGCCAACAACCGCGGCGCCATGGTGCGCATCCCCTACGGCAACGAGCGCTCCGCCCGCGTCGAGTGCCGCTCCGTGGGCCCGGACGCCAACCCGTACCTGGCCAGCTACGTCCTCTTGCGCACCGGCCTGGAGGGCCCGCAGCCTCAGGAGGACGCGGAGAGCAAGCGCAGCCGCACCCGCTTCCTGCCCGACAACATCTTCGACGCCGTCCGCCTCTTCAAGGGCAGCCAGTTCATCTCCAGCATCCTGGGCGAGAACGTGCAGGGCAAGTTCGCCGAGCTCAAGACGGCCTCCGCCGAGCGCTGCCCCAAGCAGCTGGGCAGCCGCGTGAAGTACTCCGAAATCCAGTTCCACCACGAGGTCACCAACCAGTACCTCTGGAGCCAGTTCTAG